One genomic segment of Pseudonocardia sp. T1-2H includes these proteins:
- a CDS encoding DUF6158 family protein: MTDRSHGIPPSDLDDADLHRELAHLHKTRHETVLAGSENALETHTKRMLALEREFLIRFPAEGAPDPRRTRAGSRENAGQPVTGTA, encoded by the coding sequence ATGACGGACCGAAGCCACGGCATCCCGCCGTCCGACCTGGATGACGCCGACCTGCACCGCGAGCTCGCACACCTGCACAAGACACGCCACGAGACGGTCCTCGCCGGCAGCGAGAACGCCCTGGAGACGCACACGAAGCGGATGCTCGCCCTCGAGCGGGAGTTCCTGATCCGCTTCCCGGCCGAGGGAGCGCCGGATCCGCGGCGCACCCGGGCGGGGAGCCGGGAGAACGCGGGCCAGCCGGTGACGGGAACGGCCTGA
- the selA gene encoding L-seryl-tRNA(Sec) selenium transferase, whose product MTEFASGRRVDGAADVRRRIPRTDVVLAEPAVAAATGRLGRELVKQAVVAAQQAARRGAIEPDDVVDEVLRRLPRTATRLRPVLNATGVLLHTNLGRAPLSASAREALAVAAGTCDVELDLGTGGRGRRGAAALDALLSAVPAAAAAHVTNNGAAALALAAATLAVGREIVVSRGELVEIGDGFRIPDLLTAAGARLREVGTTNRTHLRDYADAIGEDTAFVLKVHPSNFVVTGFTSDVPPRELAGLGVPLVCDIGSGLLAPHPLLPGEPDAASVLAEGAALVTASGDKLLGGPQAGLLLGAPGAGAALVDRIRRHPLARAMRVDKLTLAALEATLRGPATPTRAALDADVAGLRARAEALAASLAAKGVPVDAAASDSTVGGGGAPGVTLPSAALVLPEHFARALREGDPAVLGRVERGSCLLDLRAVDPAADADLAAAVLAVHEAGRAGDS is encoded by the coding sequence GTGACCGAGTTCGCGAGCGGGCGGCGAGTCGACGGCGCCGCCGACGTCCGGCGCCGGATCCCCCGCACGGACGTCGTCCTCGCCGAGCCGGCGGTCGCCGCCGCCACCGGTCGGCTCGGCCGGGAGCTGGTCAAGCAGGCCGTCGTCGCGGCGCAGCAGGCGGCGCGGCGCGGCGCGATCGAGCCGGACGACGTCGTCGACGAGGTCCTCCGCCGGCTTCCGCGGACGGCGACCCGGTTGCGGCCGGTACTCAACGCGACGGGCGTCCTGCTGCACACGAACCTGGGCCGCGCTCCGCTGTCGGCGTCCGCCCGGGAGGCCCTCGCCGTCGCCGCGGGCACCTGCGATGTCGAGCTGGACCTCGGGACCGGCGGACGGGGACGCCGCGGGGCCGCGGCCCTCGACGCCCTGCTGTCCGCCGTGCCCGCGGCCGCCGCGGCGCACGTCACCAACAACGGCGCCGCCGCCCTCGCCCTGGCGGCGGCGACGCTCGCGGTGGGCCGCGAGATCGTCGTGTCCCGCGGCGAGCTGGTCGAGATCGGCGACGGCTTCCGCATCCCCGACCTGCTCACCGCGGCCGGGGCCCGGCTGCGCGAGGTCGGCACGACGAACCGCACCCACCTACGGGACTACGCGGACGCGATCGGCGAGGACACCGCGTTCGTCCTGAAGGTGCACCCCTCCAACTTCGTCGTCACCGGGTTCACCAGCGACGTGCCACCCCGTGAGCTGGCCGGGCTCGGCGTCCCGCTGGTGTGCGACATCGGCTCCGGGCTGCTCGCCCCGCACCCCCTGCTGCCCGGCGAGCCCGACGCCGCGAGTGTCCTCGCCGAGGGCGCGGCGCTGGTCACGGCCTCCGGGGACAAGCTGCTCGGCGGACCGCAGGCGGGACTGCTGCTCGGTGCCCCGGGAGCGGGCGCCGCCCTCGTCGACCGGATCCGCCGCCACCCGCTGGCACGGGCGATGCGCGTCGACAAGCTCACGCTCGCCGCGCTCGAGGCCACCCTGCGCGGACCGGCCACCCCCACCCGCGCAGCCCTGGACGCCGACGTCGCCGGCCTACGCGCACGGGCGGAGGCGCTCGCGGCGTCGCTCGCGGCGAAGGGCGTCCCCGTCGACGCCGCGGCGTCGGACTCGACGGTCGGTGGCGGCGGCGCGCCGGGCGTGACGCTCCCGAGTGCGGCGCTCGTGCTCCCCGAGCACTTCGCGCGTGCCCTGCGGGAGGGCGACCCCGCCGTGCTCGGGCGGGTGGAACGCGGCAGCTGCCTGCTCGACCTGCGCGCCGTGGACCCCGCGGCGGACGCGGACCTGGCCGCCGCGGTGCTGGCCGTCCACGAGGCCGGCCGGGCCGGGGACTCCTGA
- a CDS encoding NAD-dependent epimerase/dehydratase family protein, translating to MRIVITGASGNVGTALLRRLTRDAGQEHDLVGVCRRPPAGGQPYEAVSWTGLDLAGPDVDEALRPVVRGADAVVHLAWGFQPSRDITYLDRLGIDGTRAVIDAVHAEGVPHLVHMSSVGVYSPGPDSPEGLGVDELWPTEGIESLAYSKEKVAAERLLDEYERLHPDGAVVARLRPGLIVQRDAGSALLRYGVPSYVPGGLLRHVPVLPVDRNLVVPIVHTTDVADAIARVLERRSAGAFNLAADPPVTRDLIADVLGARAVHLPRQVLRVLTDVTWRTQLQPLDPGWIDLAFALPLLDTTRARRELDWAPRVDARTALAGVVAGMADAAATTSPALRPRSVVGKLAALVRRGPVVKRLLP from the coding sequence GTGCGGATCGTCATCACCGGGGCGAGCGGCAACGTCGGGACGGCGCTGCTGCGCCGGCTCACCCGCGACGCGGGGCAGGAGCACGATCTCGTCGGGGTCTGCCGCCGCCCGCCCGCAGGCGGGCAGCCCTACGAGGCGGTGTCGTGGACGGGGCTGGACCTCGCCGGGCCGGACGTCGACGAGGCGCTGCGCCCCGTCGTCCGCGGCGCCGACGCCGTCGTGCACCTGGCGTGGGGGTTCCAGCCCTCCCGCGACATCACCTACCTGGACCGTCTCGGCATCGACGGCACCCGCGCCGTGATCGACGCCGTGCACGCCGAGGGCGTGCCCCACCTGGTGCACATGTCCTCCGTCGGCGTCTACTCCCCCGGCCCGGACTCGCCCGAGGGCCTCGGCGTCGACGAGCTGTGGCCCACCGAGGGCATCGAGTCGCTGGCCTACAGCAAGGAGAAGGTCGCCGCCGAGCGCCTGCTCGACGAGTACGAACGCCTCCACCCCGACGGGGCGGTCGTCGCGCGGTTGCGCCCCGGCCTGATCGTGCAACGGGACGCGGGGAGCGCGCTGCTGCGGTACGGCGTGCCCTCGTACGTCCCCGGCGGCCTGCTCCGCCACGTGCCCGTGCTGCCCGTCGACCGCAACCTGGTCGTGCCGATCGTGCACACCACGGACGTCGCCGACGCGATCGCGCGCGTCCTGGAGCGACGCTCGGCCGGGGCGTTCAACCTCGCCGCCGATCCGCCCGTCACCCGCGACCTGATCGCCGACGTCCTCGGCGCCCGCGCGGTGCACCTCCCCCGGCAGGTCCTGCGCGTCCTCACCGACGTCACCTGGCGTACGCAGCTGCAGCCGCTCGATCCGGGCTGGATCGACCTCGCCTTCGCCTTGCCGCTGCTCGACACCACCCGCGCCCGCCGTGAGCTCGACTGGGCGCCCCGGGTGGACGCCCGCACCGCCCTCGCCGGCGTCGTCGCCGGGATGGCCGACGCCGCCGCGACGACCAGCCCCGCGCTGCGACCGCGTTCCGTCGTCGGGAAACTGGCCGCCCTCGTGAGACGCGGCCCCGTCGTCAAACGCCTGCTGCCCTGA
- a CDS encoding DUF1990 family protein produces the protein MRRSDGRWRPSPTSDFTPPELLRAVYARDTGLLGRDILLDGRFGPVRFLMGVRITSIVDEGEEADADWRIWGWGYETLQGHLQRGRVVYRVAKHRETGRVEFSGPTCAGNPIPASTACACAGSTPSATPAHTGCGPPPRTVRSSVSTDRVGRSTLLRLPRTATDERLRG, from the coding sequence GTGCGACGCTCGGACGGGCGGTGGCGGCCCTCGCCGACCTCCGACTTCACCCCGCCCGAGCTGCTCCGCGCCGTGTACGCCCGGGACACCGGCCTGCTCGGCCGCGACATCCTGCTGGACGGCCGGTTCGGCCCGGTCCGCTTCCTCATGGGCGTCCGCATCACCTCGATCGTCGACGAGGGGGAGGAGGCCGACGCGGACTGGCGGATCTGGGGCTGGGGCTACGAGACCCTGCAGGGGCACCTCCAGCGGGGCCGGGTGGTCTACCGCGTGGCGAAGCACCGGGAGACGGGCCGGGTCGAGTTCTCCGGGCCGACGTGCGCTGGCAACCCCATCCCCGCCTCGACCGCGTGCGCCTGCGCTGGTTCCACCCCGTCCGCGACGCCGGCGCACACCGGGTGCGGACCCCCGCCGCGGACCGTTCGGAGCAGCGTGAGCACTGACCGGGTCGGCCGCAGCACGCTCCTCCGGTTGCCGAGAACCGCGACCGACGAAAGACTGCGCGGGTGA
- a CDS encoding PP2C family protein-serine/threonine phosphatase, whose translation MQTGQRAAAAWAEVLAHIIDAAHLATGEQLSTIVDRAVREVGLTAEVLMVDLAQHVLTPVRPEPGGEVAVSDTMAGRAYQLGEILPATDDRGRVLWVPMLDGTDRAGVVRIGLDEVLDAEVEDGPLLRRWVWTLAGLVGHLVMTKVVYSDRLRRWRSGGPLSLPSELLWQLVPPRTFATERVVVSAVLEPHDQVAGDAYDYNVEGDVMDVAVFDATGHDIRAGVTTALAITAIRNARRAGEKDLVAVAARADAFISAQPGPLQFTTAVLARLDTATGVLEYVLAGHPAPLLIRHGKVVKELTAPPRPPLGVTVAGGLPTAVEREQLEPGDRLLLYSDGVTEARDADGVFFGEQRLVELAEHAVAAELSAPETLRRLAAAVMQHQGGRLQDDATLLLIDWSAGGHHRMFPTFPDV comes from the coding sequence GTGCAGACAGGTCAACGGGCGGCAGCCGCGTGGGCGGAGGTGCTCGCGCACATCATCGACGCGGCGCACCTGGCCACCGGGGAGCAGCTCTCCACGATCGTCGACCGCGCGGTGCGGGAGGTGGGGCTGACCGCCGAGGTGCTGATGGTCGACCTGGCGCAGCACGTCCTCACCCCGGTCCGGCCCGAGCCCGGCGGGGAGGTCGCCGTCTCCGACACGATGGCGGGACGCGCCTACCAGCTCGGCGAGATCCTGCCCGCCACCGACGACCGGGGCCGGGTGCTGTGGGTGCCGATGCTCGACGGCACGGACCGGGCGGGCGTGGTCCGCATCGGCCTGGACGAGGTCCTCGACGCCGAGGTGGAGGACGGTCCGCTCCTGCGGCGGTGGGTGTGGACGCTCGCCGGCCTGGTCGGTCACCTGGTCATGACCAAGGTCGTCTACAGCGACCGGCTGCGGCGCTGGCGCAGCGGCGGACCGCTGTCCCTCCCGTCGGAACTGCTCTGGCAGCTGGTGCCGCCCCGCACCTTCGCCACCGAGCGCGTCGTGGTGTCGGCCGTCCTGGAGCCGCACGACCAGGTCGCCGGCGACGCCTACGACTACAACGTCGAGGGCGACGTGATGGACGTCGCCGTGTTCGACGCGACCGGGCACGACATCCGGGCGGGCGTGACCACGGCGTTGGCGATCACCGCCATCCGCAACGCCCGCCGCGCGGGCGAGAAGGACCTCGTGGCCGTCGCGGCGCGGGCGGACGCCTTCATCTCCGCGCAGCCCGGGCCGTTGCAGTTCACCACGGCGGTACTGGCCCGGCTCGACACCGCCACCGGCGTCCTGGAGTACGTGCTCGCCGGCCATCCGGCTCCGCTGCTGATCCGGCACGGGAAGGTCGTCAAGGAGCTCACCGCGCCGCCACGGCCCCCGCTCGGCGTCACCGTGGCCGGCGGCCTGCCCACGGCGGTGGAACGGGAGCAGCTCGAGCCCGGGGACCGGTTGCTGCTCTACTCCGACGGCGTGACCGAGGCCCGCGACGCCGACGGGGTGTTCTTCGGCGAGCAACGCCTGGTCGAGCTCGCCGAACACGCGGTGGCCGCGGAGCTGTCCGCGCCGGAGACGCTGCGGCGGCTCGCCGCCGCGGTGATGCAGCACCAGGGCGGCAGGCTCCAGGACGACGCCACCCTGCTGCTGATCGACTGGTCGGCCGGGGGCCACCACCGGATGTTCCCCACGTTCCCGGACGTGTGA
- the selD gene encoding selenide, water dikinase SelD encodes MTATSAVSGRRLTEFSHGAGCGCKIGPGALADVLALVAPPRHPDLLVGTETGDDAAVWRLDADRALVATTDFFTPVVDDARLWGRIAATNAVSDVYAMGGRPLFALNLVAWPTEQLPAELLAEVLAGGADAGRECGFAVVGGHSIDDPEPKYGMAVVGEVHPDRILTNAGLRPGDALVLTKRLGVGITTTAIKAGTAPAALVAEAVASMTASNAAAAEAAVGAGARGCTDVTGFGLLGHLRKMAAASGIDARVDVAAVPLFDGVRELAEAGTVPGGSRRNRQWVADVLDVGAGVTDTDVAILADAQTSGGLLFGAEPGRAARAVDELASRGVPAAVIGTVSAGSGRIALH; translated from the coding sequence ATGACCGCCACATCCGCCGTATCCGGCCGGAGGCTGACCGAGTTCAGCCACGGCGCGGGCTGCGGCTGCAAGATCGGCCCGGGTGCCCTTGCGGACGTGTTGGCGCTGGTGGCGCCCCCGCGGCACCCCGACCTGCTCGTCGGCACCGAGACCGGGGACGACGCCGCCGTCTGGCGGCTCGACGCGGACCGGGCGCTCGTCGCGACCACGGACTTCTTCACCCCCGTCGTCGACGACGCGCGGCTGTGGGGCCGGATCGCCGCCACCAACGCCGTCTCCGACGTGTACGCGATGGGCGGGCGGCCCCTCTTCGCCCTCAACCTCGTCGCCTGGCCGACCGAGCAGCTCCCGGCCGAGCTGCTCGCCGAGGTGCTGGCCGGGGGTGCCGACGCGGGCCGGGAGTGCGGGTTCGCCGTGGTCGGCGGGCACTCGATCGACGACCCGGAGCCCAAGTACGGCATGGCCGTGGTCGGGGAGGTGCATCCGGACCGGATCCTCACCAACGCCGGTCTGCGGCCGGGCGACGCGCTCGTCCTGACCAAGCGGCTCGGCGTCGGCATCACCACGACCGCGATCAAGGCGGGTACTGCGCCGGCCGCGCTGGTGGCCGAGGCCGTCGCGTCGATGACGGCGAGCAACGCGGCCGCGGCGGAGGCGGCGGTCGGGGCGGGGGCCCGCGGCTGCACGGACGTCACCGGTTTCGGGCTGCTGGGGCACCTGCGGAAGATGGCGGCGGCGTCGGGGATCGACGCCCGGGTCGACGTCGCGGCGGTGCCGTTGTTCGACGGCGTGCGGGAGCTGGCCGAGGCCGGCACGGTGCCGGGCGGCAGCCGGCGCAACCGGCAGTGGGTCGCCGACGTGCTGGACGTCGGCGCGGGCGTCACCGACACGGACGTCGCGATCCTCGCCGACGCCCAGACGTCGGGCGGGCTGCTGTTCGGCGCCGAGCCCGGACGGGCGGCCCGCGCGGTCGACGAGCTGGCCTCCCGCGGCGTGCCCGCGGCCGTGATCGGCACGGTCTCGGCGGGCAGCGGGCGCATCGCCCTGCACTAG
- a CDS encoding Rieske (2Fe-2S) protein, with translation MSDPTPPDLTPPDPALPDTPPVTGEVRRLGRWAVGTSRGEDFAVSRRCRHQLADLSKGTVDDDGCLVCPWHGSRYDVRTGAMVDGPQGFLFYRGPTPGYSALVLAYAKHLRLRVGRVVRRAGRITVEPDGRSSGDGRSGT, from the coding sequence GTGTCCGACCCCACGCCGCCCGACCTCACCCCGCCCGACCCCGCACTTCCGGACACACCCCCGGTCACCGGCGAGGTCCGCCGGCTCGGCCGGTGGGCGGTGGGCACCAGCCGCGGGGAGGACTTCGCGGTGTCCCGCCGCTGCCGCCACCAGCTCGCCGACCTCTCGAAGGGCACCGTCGACGACGACGGCTGCCTCGTTTGCCCCTGGCACGGCAGCCGCTACGACGTCCGCACCGGGGCCATGGTCGACGGCCCGCAGGGCTTCCTCTTCTACCGCGGCCCGACCCCCGGGTACAGCGCCCTCGTCCTCGCCTACGCCAAGCACCTCAGGCTGCGGGTGGGCCGCGTCGTGCGCCGCGCCGGGCGGATCACGGTCGAACCGGACGGCCGGTCCTCCGGCGACGGGAGGAGCGGCACGTGA